From the genome of Gammaproteobacteria bacterium, one region includes:
- a CDS encoding type II toxin-antitoxin system Phd/YefM family antitoxin: MKSIGAFQAKTHLSQILASIEKMGESVAITKHGRTIAILIPAITEDPIALAIESIRKNY, encoded by the coding sequence ATGAAATCTATAGGCGCTTTTCAAGCAAAAACTCACCTTTCTCAAATACTTGCCAGTATTGAAAAAATGGGTGAATCTGTAGCAATCACCAAACATGGACGCACTATTGCTATACTCATACCAGCCATTACTGAAGATCCTATCGCCTTAGCCATTGAATCCATTCGTAAAAACTATTGA